A window from Culex pipiens pallens isolate TS chromosome 3, TS_CPP_V2, whole genome shotgun sequence encodes these proteins:
- the LOC120427949 gene encoding transcription factor grauzone-like — MPGNVCKVCLVENAPLYLDIYAESNAEKNISTIISKYLWFEVTPSNEQQSICDECWNSLYKFHQFYEKVEQVHYCTKDDIGKLELLDNDPFGATEDHFGDESSDEDRTKLFELVKTDPVVVGDENETLLKRDALEETKATRRSTRIRKGKDSGKEAIVPLRFTRRSNAQIEYKAESPSSEEDASDRSECKEAVKIEGSERKRKHSTSNDEEIEDSNSDEEVAPKSERAKRKKDPKLFAHIEEFICYLCPERVEFDRFYHATVHYKKLHNEPAYIKCKICDKRCYTPGNFISHLEVHEDPDKYRCQICGKQNDQQVALAKHMRIHRPELEEKLPIRCSLCPRRFATEQKRDRHELDHDRKPAEKTARIVGRDEELLEFYKRFGCEICDVSRLTDPSVPEADFDNMQDLKRHMRDEHNDKGYLKCHLCEKKCNIRSMLLVHMDFHLNPEKYRCDVCGNIFQNLPKHKEGAHAAPGEATFYCEHCGKALTSEKSLKSHVERKHAVKDVFCDICNKPFSKSTLEAHKRVVHTLPSLMCTKCPKMFRSNFALNRHLDEHEDKVKERVKCSICGVTFKHKYILTKHIDSVHTTEAPVACDVCGKMFKSKHHLWSHKSDTCNTRRFDCTICGRVFKVKVRLNEHMTTHTGKSLYQCTFCPLTFSFQSILYTHRKKAHYEQWLELQQQREEGVKFKVLEAPS; from the exons ATGCCTGGAAATGTTTGTAAAGTGTGTCTGGTGGAGAATGCTCCGCTGTACTTGGATATATATGCTGAGAGCAATGCAGAGAAAAATATATCTACCatcatatcaaaatatttgtggtTTGAG gtTACACCTTCAAACGAACAACAATCAATTTGCGACGAATGCTGGAACTCACTGTACAAATTTCACCAATTTTACGAAAAGGTGGAGCAAGTCCATTACTGTACCAAGGATGATATTGGCAAGCTTGAGTTACTGGACAATGATCCGTTCGGCGCTACCGAAGATCACTTTGGCGATGAGTCCAGCGACGAGGATCGCACGAAGTTATTTGAGTTGGTTAAAACGGATCCGGTTGTTGTCGGGGATGAAAACGAAACTCTTTTGAAGCGGGACGCACTGGAAGAAACGAAGGCAACAAGAAGATCAACCAGGATTAGGAAAGGGAAAGATTCGGGGAAGGAAGCGATCGTGCCTTTAAGATTTACTAGGCGAAGTAATGCTCAGATCGAATACAAGGCTGAAAGTCCTTCGTCTGAAGAGGATGCAAGTGACCGATCGGAATGTAAGGAAGCGGTCAAGATTGAGGGTTCTGAGAGAAAGCGGAAACATTCTACAAGCAATGATGAAGAAATAGAAGATTCTAACAGTGACGAGGAGGTGGCACCGAAGTCTGAAAGAGCAAAGCGTAAGAAAGATCCAAAGTTGTTTGCGCACATTGAAGAATTTATATGCTATTTGTGCCCGGAAAGGGTTGAGTTTGATAGATTTTACCATGCCACGGTGCATTACAAAAAGTTGCACAACGAACCGGCTTATATCAAGTGTAAGATATGCGACAAACGATGTTACACGCCCGGGAACTTTATCAGCCATTTAGAGGTCCATGAAGATCCGGACAAGTACAGATGTCAGATTTGCGGCAAGCAGAACGATCAGCAAGTGGCACTGGCCAAACATATGCGCATCCATCGGCCGGAGTTGGAGGAAAAGTTGCCCATTCGGTGCAGTTTGTGTCCGCGTAGATTCGCAACGGAGCAGAAACGCGACAGGCACGAGCTGGACCACGATCGAAAGCCGGCGGAGAAAACGGCTCGGATTGTCGGCCGAGACGAGGAACTGTTGGAGTTTTACAAACGGTTCGGGTGTGAAATCTGCGACGTAAGTCGGTTGACCGACCCGAGCGTTCCGGAAGCGGACTTTGACAACATGCAGGATTTGAAGAGGCACATGCGAGATGAGCACAACGACAAGGGATACCTAAAGTGTCACCTGTGCGAGAAGAAGTGCAACATCCGGTCGATGCTGCTGGTCCACATGGACTTTCATCTCAATCCGGAAAAGTATCG ATGCGATGTGTGCGGAAACATCTTCCAGAACCTTCCGAAGCACAAGGAAGGCGCCCACGCAGCACCTGGCGAAGCTACGTTCTATTGCGAGCACTGTGGAAAGGCTCTGACGAgcgaaaaaagtttgaaatccCACGTGGAACGGAAACACGCGGTGAAGGACGTGTTCTGCGACATTTGTAACAAACC attcagcAAAAGCACGCTGGAAGCCCACAAACGCGTCGTCCACACGCTTCCATCGCTCATGTGCACAAAATGTCCGAAAATGTTCCGCAGCAATTTTGCGCTGAACCGACACCTGGACGAGCACGAGGACAAGGTCAAGGAACGGGTCAAGTGCAGCATCTGTGGGGTCACCTTCAAACACAAGTACATCCTGACCAAACACATCGATTCGGTTCACACAACCGAGGCTCCGGTAGCTTGCGATGTTTGCG GTAAAATGTTCAAATCGAAGCATCATTTATGGAGCCACAAATCGGACACGTGCAACACTCGTCGCTTTGATTGCACCATTTGTGGACGTGTGTTTAAG GTCAAAGTCCGCCTAAACGAGCACATGACCACCCACACGGGAAAGTCCCTATATCAGTGTACGTTCTGTCCGCTGACGTTCAGCTTTCAATCGATTCTCTACACGCACCGCAAAAAGGCCCACTACGAGCAGTGGCTGGAGCTGCAACAGCAGCGAGAAGAGGGCGTCAAGTTTAAGGTTCTGGAAGCGCCGTCTTAA
- the LOC120427948 gene encoding uncharacterized protein LOC120427948 — MEKRDYGNYLRCVVPSCLQKREPGISFHQFPDRKKDPARFQYWLDALRLEKTPSTTAKICSKHFNIEDFHPIKLSDQRKFILIDGAVPIQIEGAELLAQPKIDRLLQKKSNAKVGRVGCSEETGPDFARCSVENSNVMPSCAVGCYTDGQTVFFDIPMSKKQKLCTIRANRWKAALKIDASRPNQNARVCSEHFFLKEPAHLEDQDNPDWVPWLKLNPRVQDDPVQVQHRMQQYYEKWHTFGKQICCITSCSSSNEKLNLMVPLFDFPALDTTSYTRRVLSERRLLTWIQIIQQPDLWNRFDIHTLKICGQHFRSGQMAELTDVENIDWIPTRGLSRSVKFTDHIAHFDLQNIAALASEDSESYAARVEDAISSDEDVRMVQPKQQKVVTVKRPPPSQPKPQVNVGFKCILCLGNAALKPLTPVDQVALDEFFKDKLCVKSELICKKCCKHITDFHSFHVSILKIQDGAVTRKIKNIIPVPSPKPAPAATIKRAETLFTVCAPDTFTCNMCKATLVGKELLNKHLYAQHKVKINCKLCKTSFTPEGYAAHRKTCVPSKPAQVVNPTVVAPSKTPIAPVAPSNSQEKYSCYICAQFFTPDEMREHIKTHNDVVKGGGVRSRVAARVVFDESFESCKRCNRAVHINDRECHQRQHDEERERLKELIAKQQASNGFKCALCPVSFATAAQLENHRETHQKHTCRECNKEFGQIQQLNNHKREFHGTQLTGENMTECSHCSSLVSAASYKAHVAQEHDSIQIACELCGKQMFRIALEKHHESSCTEDDPIVPCTVCGKMMQSSRIKQHVAGHFAQKQPAASVSSAEVHATSQLDDLIEEDFMEERLEDEFQPEEYANSVFRDDELM, encoded by the exons ATGGAGAAACGAGACTACGGTAACTATTTGCGGTGTGTAGTTCCGTCTTGTCTACAGAAGCGAGAGCCCGGAATTTCTTTTCACCAGTTCCCTGATCGGAAAAAGGATCCCGCGCGATTTCAGTATTGGCTCGACGCCCTTAGATTAGAGAAAACACCGTCGACTACTGCTAAAATTTGCAGTAAGCATTTCAACATTGAAGATTTTCATCCAATCA aactgtcAGATCAGCGAAAGTTTATTCTAATCGATGGTGCTGTTCCCATACAAATCGAAGGCGCGGAATTGCTAGCTCAACCGAAGATAGATCGGTTACTACAGAAGAAGTCAAACGCTAAAGTTGGACGGGTAGGCTGTTCAGAAGAAACTGGTCCAG ACTTTGCCCGTTGTTCCGTTGAGAACTCGAACGTGATGCCTTCGTGTGCGGTTGGATGCTACACAGACGGCCAAACCGTCTTCTTCGACATTCCGATGTCCAAGAAGCAGAAACTGTGCACGATCCGAGCGAACCGCTGGAAGGCGGCATTGAAGATTGACGCTTCCCGGCCAAACCAGAATGCGCGCGTTTGCAGCGAGCATTTCTTCTTGAAGGAACCGGCCCACCTCGAGGACCAGGACAATCCCGATTGGGTGCCTTGGCTGAAACTCAATCCAAGGGTTCAAGATGACCCGGTCCAGGTTCAGCACCGGATGCAGCAATATTACGAAAAATGGCACACGTTTGGCAAGCAG atttGCTGCATAACTTCCTGCTCAAGCAGCAACGAAAAGCTAAATCTGATGGTGCCGTTGTTTGACTTTCCGGCCCTCGATACGACCAGTTACACGCGGCGTGTCCTGTCCGAGAGGCGGCTGCTTACGTGGATTCAGATCATCCAGCAGCCGGATTTGTGGAACCGGTTCGACATTCATACGCTGAAAATTTGCGGCCAACACTTTAGAAGCG GACAAATGGCCGAACTGACCGATGTGGAAAATATTGACTGGATTCCGACTCGAGGACTGTCGCGATCAGTGAAATTTACCGATCACATTG CTCATTTCGACTTGCAGAACATTGCAGCGTTGGCTTCGGAAGACTCTGAAAGTTACGCAGCACGCGTTGAAGATGCCATTTCAAGCGACGAGGACGTCAGGATGGTTCAACCGAAGCAGCAAAAGGTGGTCACAGTAAAACGACCTCCGCCAAGTCAACCTAAACCGCAGGTTAACGTCGGATTCAAGTGTATCCTCTGCCTGGGCAATGCCGCCCTCAAACCTTTGACACCAGTCGATCAGGTCGCTctcgatgaattcttcaaagAT aaacttTGCGTGAAATCGGAACTGATTtgtaaaaagtgctgcaaacaTATCACCGACTTCCACTCGTTTCACGTGTCCATCCTGAAGATCCAAGACGGTGCCGTAACgcggaaaatcaaaaacatcatCCCTGTGCCGAGCCCAAAACCGGCACCAGCTGCTACGATAAAGAGGGCCGAAACTCTGTTCACGGTGTGCGCGCCGGACACGTTTACGTGCAACATGTGCAAGGCAACGTTGGTTGGTAAGGAACTTTTGAACAAGCATCTGTACGCGCAGCACAAGGTGAAAATTAACTGCAAGCTTTGCAAAACCAG CTTCACTCCGGAAGGATACGCCGCGCACCGGAAAACGTGCGTGCCGTCCAAACCTGCTCAAGTCGTCAACCCAACCGTTGTGGCACCGAGTAAGACACCGATTGCTCCGGTGGCTCCCAGCAATTCCCAAGAGAAATATTCCTGCTACATTTGTGCCCAGTT ttttactCCGGACGAGATGCGAGAGCACATCAAAACGCACAACGACGTGGTAAAAGGCGGCGGCGTCCGATCCCGAGTTGCCGCCCGGGTTGTGTTTGACGAAAGCTTTGAATCGTGCAAGCGGTGCAATCGAGC AGTTCACATAAACGATCGCGAATGCCACCAGCGGCAGCACGACGAAGAACGGGAACGACTGAAGGAACTGATCGCGAAACAGCAGGCCAGCAACGGCTTCAAATGCGCCCTCTGTCCGGTGAGTTTCGCCACTGCGGCTCAACTGGAGAATCATCGAGAAACCCACCAGAAGCACACCTGCCGAGAGTGTAACAAAGAGTTTGGGCAAATTCAACAGTTGAACAATCACAAAAGAGAGTTCCACGGAACTCAGCTGACCGGCGAAAACATGACCGAGTGCTCCCACTGCAGCAGTTT GGTAAGCGCAGCGTCGTACAAAGCCCACGTGGCCCAAGAACACGACTCCATCCAGATCGCCTGTGAGCTGTGCGGCAAGCAGATGTTCCGGATCGCGCTGGAAAAGCACCACGAATCGTCCTGCACCGAAGACGACCCGATCGTTCCGTGTACCGTTTGCGGCAAAATGATGCAATCGTCCAGGATAAAG CAACACGTAGCGGGACACTTTGCGCAAAAGCAGCCTGCCGCGAGCGTTTCCAGCGCAGAGGTGCACGCTACTAGTCAGCTGGACGATTTGATCGAAGAAGATTTCATGGAGGAGCGCCTAGAGGACGAGTTTCAGCCGGAAGAGTACGCCAATTCGGTCTTTCGGGATGATGAACTGATGTAG